The proteins below come from a single Treponema phagedenis genomic window:
- the tkt gene encoding transketolase produces the protein MKKNELDSIALSIRSLSIDAIEKANSGHPGLPLGAAELAAVLYGNILKYNAENPNWHDRDRFILSAGHGSMLLYSILHLAGYPVTLDDIKTFRQIGSVCPGHPEYGYTPGVEATSGPLGQGVSMAVGFAIAESILAATYNTQEYEIVNHYTYALVGEGCLMEGVASEACSYAGTLQLGKLIVFYDENKISIDGSTEIAFTEDVEKRYEAYGWQVLRGSMYNYDEIEALVKKAKQDTRPSLIMLKSVIGKGAPTVENSAAAHGAPLGKEGVLAAKKALGLDPSKPFYVAPEAYAAFAEKKQKNAALENSWNTVFEKWSKAYPEKRKAWDQAFTKGGVLAELLEKVEQPSYTIEESIATRAGSKKALNAFAKVLPNLVGGSADLQGPNAVGIDGAKAFSASNRNGRYLHFGVREFGMAAIINGMQLHGGLRAFCATFAVFSDYLRPALRLAALMKIPSIYVFTHDSIFVGEDGPTHQPVETLASLRAIPNTLVLRPADAEETSEAWRIALAHSTGPVCLILSRQNLPILKKEDSNWRKTIECGAYIVQKGSDTPEVCILATGSEVELALRAAALSGKKVRVVSVLSKESFEKTPEELKRKITGTAKIITAEAGVRQGWEGLTESPQNCFSIEQFGESGPAKKVAEHLGFTAEALAKLL, from the coding sequence ATGAAAAAGAATGAATTAGATTCTATCGCCCTTTCTATAAGGAGTTTATCAATTGATGCAATCGAAAAAGCTAATTCGGGGCATCCCGGCTTACCCTTAGGAGCTGCCGAGCTTGCAGCGGTTTTGTATGGTAATATCTTGAAATATAATGCGGAAAATCCGAATTGGCATGATCGGGATCGCTTTATTTTATCTGCGGGGCATGGCTCCATGCTCTTATACTCAATCTTACATCTTGCCGGTTATCCTGTTACGCTCGATGATATAAAAACGTTCAGACAAATCGGATCCGTGTGTCCGGGGCATCCCGAATACGGCTACACTCCGGGAGTGGAAGCGACAAGCGGGCCGCTTGGTCAGGGTGTTTCGATGGCGGTAGGCTTTGCAATTGCCGAGTCAATACTTGCGGCAACGTATAATACGCAAGAATATGAAATCGTAAATCATTATACGTATGCCTTAGTTGGTGAAGGTTGTTTAATGGAAGGCGTCGCATCGGAGGCGTGCAGTTATGCAGGAACATTGCAGCTCGGAAAACTCATAGTTTTTTATGACGAAAATAAAATCAGTATCGACGGGTCAACCGAGATAGCTTTTACGGAAGATGTTGAAAAACGTTACGAGGCTTATGGATGGCAGGTGCTGCGCGGGTCCATGTATAATTATGATGAGATTGAAGCATTGGTAAAAAAGGCAAAACAAGATACGCGCCCTTCCCTCATTATGCTAAAATCGGTAATAGGAAAAGGGGCACCCACTGTTGAAAACTCTGCGGCGGCACACGGCGCACCGCTTGGAAAAGAAGGTGTTTTAGCGGCAAAAAAAGCTCTGGGGCTTGATCCAAGTAAGCCCTTTTATGTTGCCCCCGAAGCATATGCGGCATTTGCAGAAAAAAAACAAAAAAACGCCGCGCTTGAAAATTCCTGGAATACGGTTTTTGAAAAGTGGAGTAAGGCGTATCCCGAAAAGCGAAAAGCATGGGATCAGGCATTTACAAAAGGCGGAGTTTTAGCAGAGCTTTTAGAAAAGGTTGAGCAACCTTCCTACACAATAGAAGAAAGTATTGCAACAAGAGCGGGTTCCAAAAAAGCGCTTAATGCGTTTGCAAAAGTTTTGCCTAATCTTGTAGGTGGCTCAGCGGATTTACAAGGACCGAATGCGGTTGGAATAGACGGAGCAAAAGCTTTTTCCGCTTCTAACCGCAACGGTCGATATTTACATTTCGGCGTGCGGGAATTCGGCATGGCCGCGATTATTAACGGTATGCAATTACATGGCGGATTACGCGCTTTCTGTGCAACCTTTGCGGTTTTCTCCGATTACCTGCGCCCCGCATTGCGCCTTGCCGCTTTAATGAAAATTCCTTCCATTTATGTTTTTACCCACGACTCGATTTTTGTCGGTGAAGACGGCCCGACGCATCAGCCGGTTGAGACCTTGGCATCCTTACGTGCTATTCCGAATACATTGGTATTACGTCCCGCAGACGCTGAAGAAACCTCTGAAGCATGGCGAATTGCCCTCGCACATTCAACGGGACCGGTATGCCTTATATTGAGCAGGCAAAATTTACCGATACTCAAAAAAGAGGATAGCAATTGGCGAAAAACTATTGAATGCGGCGCGTATATTGTGCAAAAAGGCAGTGATACGCCCGAAGTCTGTATTCTCGCAACCGGCTCCGAAGTAGAGCTTGCATTGCGTGCTGCCGCTTTAAGCGGAAAAAAAGTCCGCGTTGTTTCGGTGTTAAGTAAAGAAAGCTTTGAAAAAACTCCCGAAGAATTAAAACGAAAAATAACCGGAACTGCAAAAATCATCACTGCCGAAGCGGGAGTCCGCCAAGGCTGGGAAGGATTGACGGAATCTCCGCAGAATTGTTTTTCTATTGAGCAATTCGGAGAGTCCGGCCCTGCAAAAAAAGTTGCCGAACACCTCGGCTTTACTGCGGAAGCTCTTGCAAAACTTTTATAA
- a CDS encoding tRNA-dihydrouridine synthase family protein, with product MILASAPMAALTHAGLRLLIHQFADPDEYFTEMIHCPSLVCKGQFEDWYLHTAPAPEKLVWQLTSNDAEYAAKAVPIVLEKGGIGVDLNMGCCAPQIVQSGAGFAWMQKPLTETAHFVRTVRQAINEYEKTQGRAFRLSVKLRLGITENTAFLHSFVQMLIDEGGELITLHPRTQKQKYSRPAKHEFTHRLAEEFPIPIYGNGDINSFQKLQRMQSSYPCAGWMIGRAMIQKPWIFAELRGEQFEKPIDLYQTALLFLEFLQQEQPKEFWKTRMQRFFALYCDNFTFAHYCKTLLLNAEDIPEAEKRLQHYFAEVPEDRFLRG from the coding sequence ATGATTCTTGCTTCCGCACCGATGGCAGCTCTTACCCACGCCGGTTTACGCTTGCTTATTCATCAATTTGCAGACCCGGATGAATATTTTACCGAAATGATTCATTGTCCCTCTCTTGTGTGCAAAGGACAATTTGAGGATTGGTATTTGCATACCGCGCCGGCGCCTGAAAAACTTGTGTGGCAACTTACCTCAAATGATGCGGAATACGCCGCAAAGGCGGTTCCCATTGTGCTGGAAAAAGGCGGCATCGGCGTTGACCTCAATATGGGCTGCTGCGCTCCTCAAATTGTACAATCCGGAGCGGGCTTTGCGTGGATGCAAAAACCGCTTACGGAAACCGCGCACTTTGTGCGGACGGTGCGGCAGGCAATCAATGAATATGAGAAAACGCAGGGGAGAGCATTTCGGCTGAGTGTAAAATTGAGGCTCGGAATAACGGAAAACACTGCGTTTTTGCACTCCTTTGTACAAATGCTTATTGATGAAGGAGGCGAACTGATAACTTTGCACCCGCGCACCCAAAAACAAAAGTATTCCCGTCCCGCAAAGCACGAATTTACGCACCGCTTGGCGGAAGAATTTCCCATTCCGATTTACGGAAACGGCGACATCAACTCTTTCCAAAAATTACAGCGGATGCAATCGTCGTACCCTTGTGCCGGCTGGATGATTGGCAGAGCAATGATTCAAAAGCCGTGGATTTTTGCCGAGCTAAGGGGCGAACAGTTTGAAAAGCCTATTGACCTTTACCAAACCGCATTGCTTTTTTTAGAATTTTTGCAGCAAGAACAGCCGAAAGAATTTTGGAAAACAAGAATGCAGCGTTTTTTTGCGCTTTACTGCGACAACTTCACGTTTGCGCATTATTGCAAAACCCTTTTATTAAATGCCGAGGACATCCCCGAAGCCGAAAAACGCCTGCAACACTATTTTGCCGAAGTTCCTGAAGACAGATTTTTGCGTGGATAA
- a CDS encoding DUF2147 domain-containing protein, protein MKKSMILLSMLIVSIALAFAADPAEGLWKSIDEKTGKPTGVWNIYVENDKLYGTMLVCMDHNPKAAVTACKDSYPDFPKKGKVKNMALVGTPFIYNLVKKAEGSWHKGYIIDPANGKRYQCKINFKKADGKKFKVDTLQMRGEIGLGIGRNQWWVKSSPEEVAELIKSNVVKHEFVEATE, encoded by the coding sequence ATGAAAAAATCTATGATTCTTCTTTCTATGCTTATCGTAAGTATAGCCCTTGCTTTTGCCGCAGACCCGGCGGAAGGTTTATGGAAAAGCATTGATGAAAAAACCGGAAAACCGACCGGCGTTTGGAACATCTATGTTGAAAATGACAAATTGTACGGAACAATGCTTGTTTGCATGGATCATAATCCGAAAGCAGCAGTAACCGCCTGCAAAGACAGCTACCCCGATTTTCCGAAAAAAGGTAAGGTCAAAAACATGGCGCTTGTAGGAACTCCTTTTATTTATAATTTGGTAAAAAAAGCGGAAGGTTCCTGGCATAAAGGCTATATCATTGATCCCGCAAACGGAAAGCGTTACCAGTGCAAAATTAATTTTAAAAAAGCGGACGGCAAAAAATTCAAGGTTGATACCTTACAAATGCGCGGCGAAATCGGGCTCGGAATAGGTCGTAATCAATGGTGGGTAAAATCTTCACCCGAAGAAGTGGCGGAATTGATTAAATCAAATGTGGTAAAACACGAGTTTGTCGAAGCCACCGAATAA